From a region of the Sebastes umbrosus isolate fSebUmb1 chromosome 10, fSebUmb1.pri, whole genome shotgun sequence genome:
- the c10h10orf53 gene encoding UPF0728 protein C10orf53 homolog yields MPENARVTLCHGPYESNGVVAHRNFRLQGLLATLGARGHQCILAETLEWNVVELVVNGELVFSCDVKQLEFGGDGQLDHVCTEAVTAVENAY; encoded by the exons ATGCCGGAAAACGCGAGGGTGACACTTTGCCACGGACCTTATGAATCCAATGGAGTTGTTGCACACAGGAACTTCCGCCTGCAGGGTCTCCTGG CCACTCTGGGAGCGCGCGGGCACCAGTGCATCTTGGCGGAGACGCTCGAGTGGAACGTGGTGGAGCTCGTGGTCAACGGGGAGTTGGTCTTCAGCTGTGACGTCAAGCAGCTGGAGTTTG GTGGAGATGGACAACTGGACCATGTTTGCACAGAAGCTGTTACTGCTGTGGAGAACGCTTACTGA